In Pleurocapsa sp. PCC 7319, the following are encoded in one genomic region:
- a CDS encoding lamin tail domain-containing protein, with the protein MVLDKNSTNYLLAFLIGTITLFLTSVKAKSVSAEHVESYCESIGGTINTANLFTEADGGTFGEGTAADQTFELSPSNLTTYIYDPDYPPQDGEYTVSTQTTVEGFGSWHPFSGHTTGTATDRFLVINANNQIVDTEMIQSSVISGLTPNTNYTFTAYVLNTVEDDPSGHIDPNVSFGIDLTGIDDDDDGTIDEDQEIEVRFSSGDIPESTEPTWNQFAFLFNTGSATSARFVIRNNKLGGFGNDLAIDDVALEGCDLPSVGNLEGTLYYDSNSNDNFDSGEAGLSAGLTVRLIDTQGTADTNDDVIVSRQANSDGAYSFLNIPASSNYQVLVPNDDGLGNPIGTTNPLTGISVTGGSTTSDQNFGYDSLGSLTKVFDPDTIVPTEVSTLTFNITNIAGNPARSDINFTDEFPTNVIIADNDIENTCNGTLTNSSGTTIDINDDIDDTGITLTGGSLASGETNCQIIVKVTSNRDVASTTTYTNDSSNISNENNINAENLDDDLIVNPFPVSPLAGNLIINEVLYAQTRNGASGNDEFIELFNASNGTINLSGLKLFDGNLLATGNPNADDENFAGSDKFYTFGNGITESGNLSLEPGQYAVVWIGSQSNSVNNATGATFQAWLNVDPKLNNNGDDVWLYDANTELIDYIAYGRNTSSSTAINARPDSEPGLWSQWDNTYEDKLDKRGSTSITGQSISLTPNGIDGNTSACWEKTTIDESDPDSASVRCANFLETIDSDTSIINSTERTTSVGTNNNGNPNLILVKRITNLVPNPNSIDFTTVVDDGDPDSEDDNPNWENNFLQGQINVSDAQPGDEVEYTIYFLSNGTGEVSNVKICDVVPDNMSFVENNFGNDIGISLFFDGTTEDLSNIANDDQGQFYSPNTEPPTFCQKIDSSTGNLVSVDSNNNTGAVVVELDNPLPSATGSGTPSDSYGYIRFRVQVQ; encoded by the coding sequence ATGGTTTTAGACAAAAATTCCACCAATTATTTACTGGCTTTTTTGATTGGAACTATTACTTTATTTTTAACTTCGGTTAAAGCCAAATCTGTTTCTGCTGAGCACGTAGAATCTTATTGCGAAAGTATTGGCGGTACAATAAACACGGCAAACTTGTTTACAGAGGCAGACGGCGGAACTTTTGGGGAAGGAACTGCGGCAGATCAAACTTTTGAATTATCACCATCTAATTTGACTACATATATTTATGATCCCGATTATCCTCCTCAGGATGGAGAATATACTGTTTCAACTCAGACTACTGTTGAAGGATTTGGTAGTTGGCATCCTTTTTCTGGACACACTACAGGTACTGCCACTGATCGTTTTTTGGTTATTAATGCCAACAATCAGATTGTAGATACAGAAATGATTCAAAGCAGTGTAATATCGGGATTAACACCTAACACCAACTACACATTTACAGCGTATGTTTTAAATACAGTGGAGGATGATCCAAGTGGTCATATCGATCCCAATGTTTCTTTTGGTATTGATTTAACAGGAATTGATGATGATGATGATGGAACGATAGATGAGGATCAGGAAATCGAAGTTCGCTTTAGTTCGGGTGATATTCCCGAATCAACAGAGCCTACTTGGAATCAATTTGCATTCTTATTTAATACTGGTTCTGCAACTTCTGCTCGTTTCGTTATTCGCAATAATAAACTAGGTGGATTTGGTAACGATCTCGCCATAGATGATGTCGCTCTAGAAGGATGTGATTTGCCTTCAGTAGGTAATCTCGAAGGAACTCTATATTACGATAGCAATAGTAATGACAATTTTGATTCAGGGGAAGCAGGATTATCTGCTGGTTTAACAGTTCGTTTAATCGATACTCAAGGAACAGCGGATACAAACGATGATGTTATCGTCTCGCGACAAGCTAATTCGGATGGTGCGTATAGCTTTCTCAATATTCCGGCTAGTAGTAACTATCAAGTTCTCGTACCCAATGATGACGGTTTGGGTAATCCCATTGGCACCACTAATCCTCTGACTGGAATATCTGTTACTGGTGGTTCAACCACAAGTGATCAAAATTTTGGCTACGATTCCCTGGGTAGTTTGACTAAAGTATTCGATCCAGATACTATCGTTCCCACTGAAGTTTCTACTCTTACCTTTAACATAACTAACATAGCTGGTAATCCCGCGAGAAGTGATATTAACTTTACCGACGAATTTCCCACAAATGTCATCATTGCAGACAATGATATTGAGAACACTTGCAATGGTACTCTTACGAACTCTTCAGGGACAACAATTGACATAAATGATGATATCGATGATACGGGAATTACCTTAACCGGAGGTTCATTAGCTTCAGGCGAGACTAATTGCCAGATTATCGTAAAAGTAACTTCAAACCGAGATGTTGCCTCTACTACTACTTACACGAATGATAGCAGCAACATAAGTAACGAAAATAATATCAATGCCGAAAACCTTGATGACGATCTGATAGTCAATCCTTTTCCCGTTTCCCCATTAGCAGGAAATTTAATTATCAACGAAGTCCTATATGCTCAGACAAGAAATGGGGCGAGTGGCAACGATGAATTTATCGAACTGTTTAATGCTTCAAATGGAACGATCAATCTTAGTGGCTTAAAACTCTTTGATGGAAATTTATTAGCCACAGGAAATCCTAATGCAGACGATGAAAATTTTGCTGGTAGCGATAAATTCTATACTTTTGGCAATGGTATTACTGAATCTGGTAATTTGAGTCTCGAACCAGGGCAATATGCGGTTGTTTGGATTGGTAGTCAAAGCAATTCAGTAAATAATGCTACTGGAGCTACTTTTCAAGCTTGGTTAAATGTAGATCCTAAACTTAACAATAATGGAGACGATGTTTGGCTTTATGATGCCAACACAGAGCTGATCGATTATATCGCTTATGGTCGAAACACCAGCAGTAGTACAGCAATTAATGCTAGACCTGATTCGGAACCCGGTTTATGGAGTCAGTGGGATAATACCTATGAAGATAAATTAGATAAACGCGGTAGCACTTCTATTACTGGACAGTCTATAAGTCTGACTCCTAATGGTATTGATGGTAATACCAGTGCTTGTTGGGAAAAAACGACTATTGATGAAAGTGATCCTGATAGTGCTAGTGTTCGTTGCGCTAACTTCTTGGAAACTATTGACAGTGATACGTCGATAATTAATTCAACTGAAAGAACCACTAGTGTTGGTACTAACAACAATGGCAACCCTAATTTAATCCTCGTCAAACGTATTACTAACCTTGTGCCCAACCCCAATAGCATCGATTTCACTACTGTAGTTGATGACGGCGATCCTGATAGTGAGGATGACAACCCTAATTGGGAGAACAACTTTTTGCAAGGACAAATCAACGTTTCCGATGCGCAACCAGGTGACGAAGTAGAATATACAATTTATTTTTTATCTAACGGCACTGGAGAAGTTAGTAATGTCAAAATTTGTGATGTAGTTCCAGACAATATGAGCTTTGTCGAAAATAATTTTGGTAATGATATAGGTATTAGTTTATTTTTCGATGGCACGACTGAAGACTTATCCAATATTGCTAATGACGATCAAGGGCAATTTTACAGTCCCAATACCGAGCCACCAACATTCTGCCAAAAAATAGACTCTAGTACAGGCAACCTAGTTTCAGTAGATAGTAATAATAATACTGGGGCGGTAGTGGTAGAACTGGATAATCCTCTACCATCTGCCACTGGTTCGGGAACACCATCGGACTCTTATGGGTATATTCGTTTTCGAGTTCAAGTTCAGTAA
- a CDS encoding DUF11 domain-containing protein, producing the protein MKTISKLELNPQKLDLIRKLPSCWLSISLTVLATLLSSLPAYGEGSFQIGLNQPMYEYNGSSTLILPINRPQYVDIVQAGEVINISLCGDSDTDPVQVEIYNSLGFEVFDTGIVASNLSCSDPLNAPLNNPFRYVTTADDTYEIRLFNRSGTFINRFDITVTSDDVTNPDPTEAQGRLYAESWAFNANGYGLDESADTNYYTLVPGGRQGENFVWLLDLNNFAGFVYEIVANPIGVDAPNSGLSTPTGGNNITPEYPIYLSYPVITGPRPTIPPNVAGFSFIDDQGIDNSISPGGTTGVQDSGTFQFTTDIDGTYAITIDTNQDGIYGVGDTQLLGLATPGANSVFWDGRDNQGQVLPEGTYDAQLQVRLGEYHFIAADVETSGGGTNNGLTIFEAFSNISSSDTLVFWDDSTLLAGTTTLPNGALSSTPQGKHTWGNFTAGGFGNNRFIDTYVYGDITIATSQVIIEITDTPQATTPNLLLVKRITAINPGQPDEIQFNDFVDDSSADDNDPNWPDSDDTPNNVNTYLRGAINGGQVKPGDEVEYTIYFLSNGDGDAENVSICDVIPDNTTFVQNSYDFEFGIALALDETNLPTTPNQTFSNLVGDDQGNFYEAGTNPPNGLCKKVDSGNPPSLIDVNGANNINGAVVVDLGSSLPTANEPENPFSYYGFIRFRVQVQ; encoded by the coding sequence ATGAAAACGATATCTAAACTAGAATTGAATCCACAAAAACTTGATTTGATCCGAAAGTTGCCATCTTGCTGGTTATCAATTAGTTTAACAGTTCTAGCTACTTTATTATCCTCGTTACCTGCATACGGGGAAGGTTCATTTCAAATTGGTTTGAACCAACCAATGTATGAATACAATGGCAGTAGCACTCTAATTTTACCGATTAATCGACCTCAATACGTAGATATTGTGCAGGCTGGAGAAGTAATTAATATATCACTCTGTGGAGATTCTGATACTGATCCAGTTCAAGTAGAAATTTATAATTCTTTAGGGTTCGAGGTATTTGATACTGGTATAGTTGCGTCTAATCTTTCCTGTAGCGACCCTTTAAATGCACCATTAAATAATCCATTTCGTTACGTTACTACTGCTGATGATACATATGAAATTCGCTTATTCAATAGAAGTGGAACTTTTATTAATCGCTTCGATATTACCGTAACCTCAGATGATGTTACCAACCCTGACCCAACTGAAGCACAAGGTAGACTTTACGCTGAAAGTTGGGCTTTTAATGCTAATGGTTATGGTCTCGATGAATCGGCGGATACTAACTACTATACTCTGGTGCCTGGTGGGAGACAAGGAGAAAACTTCGTTTGGCTATTAGATTTGAATAATTTTGCTGGTTTTGTCTACGAAATAGTAGCTAATCCTATAGGAGTTGACGCGCCTAATTCTGGACTAAGTACCCCTACAGGAGGGAATAATATAACTCCAGAATATCCCATTTATCTGAGCTATCCAGTAATTACAGGACCACGTCCAACAATCCCCCCCAATGTTGCGGGCTTTAGCTTTATTGATGATCAAGGCATAGATAACTCTATTTCTCCTGGGGGAACTACTGGAGTTCAAGATTCAGGTACATTTCAGTTTACTACAGATATTGACGGAACTTATGCTATCACCATTGATACCAATCAAGATGGAATTTATGGAGTTGGAGATACTCAATTATTGGGTCTAGCAACTCCTGGAGCTAATTCTGTTTTTTGGGATGGAAGAGATAATCAGGGACAAGTGCTACCCGAAGGAACTTATGACGCTCAACTTCAAGTGAGACTGGGAGAATATCACTTCATAGCCGCGGATGTAGAAACTAGTGGTGGCGGAACAAATAATGGCTTAACAATTTTTGAGGCTTTCTCAAATATTTCAAGTTCTGATACTTTGGTCTTTTGGGATGATTCGACTCTGTTGGCTGGTACCACTACTCTGCCTAATGGAGCTTTATCTTCTACGCCTCAAGGCAAACATACTTGGGGAAATTTTACGGCTGGAGGGTTTGGTAATAATAGATTTATCGATACCTATGTTTATGGTGATATTACCATTGCCACCAGCCAGGTAATTATCGAGATTACTGATACACCTCAAGCTACTACTCCTAATTTATTGCTTGTCAAGAGAATTACAGCGATTAACCCTGGACAGCCAGATGAGATTCAATTTAATGATTTTGTTGATGATTCTAGCGCAGATGACAACGATCCTAATTGGCCAGATTCTGATGATACTCCTAATAATGTAAATACCTATTTGCGCGGTGCAATCAATGGTGGACAAGTAAAACCTGGAGATGAAGTTGAATATACTATTTACTTTCTCTCTAATGGTGATGGTGATGCAGAAAACGTCAGTATTTGTGACGTTATCCCAGACAATACAACTTTTGTACAAAATAGCTATGATTTCGAGTTTGGTATCGCATTAGCCTTAGATGAGACAAATTTACCGACTACTCCCAATCAAACTTTCTCCAATTTGGTTGGAGATGATCAAGGCAATTTCTATGAAGCAGGTACTAATCCTCCAAATGGCTTATGCAAAAAAGTCGATTCTGGTAATCCTCCCAGTTTAATTGATGTTAATGGAGCTAATAATATTAACGGTGCGGTTGTTGTCGATTTAGGAAGTTCTTTGCCAACAGCTAATGAACCTGAAAATCCCTTTAGTTATTATGGATTTATTCGTTTTCGGGTGCAAGTTCAGTGA
- a CDS encoding OmpA family protein, whose translation MTINSDIQNSISKVLLTALTISGVIAFKAENAQAQSEFQSYRVLVNSDRDGEIEADRELTLREAIAIVNNTLSWSELSPAEQKQVTAINQPEASRIEFDLPAPVKIELLETLPPLFSPGLVIDGSTHPDYDPNYNATVEIPIPIPVVTLTAAEGKNVFRGLTIAGDRIKVKGLSIYGFSQPSSRTDTTPGADIVVGSRLPIQSDLLPYVPDHSPQDVEIIDNWLGLPPDESLNKIPSSFGVWVFDGVNTTIQRNRIYHHGGSGILTSVNAQKTQIIENIIVGNGLRGMPHAIYLEGLIKDSLIADNLICGNDGSGVYLFKPRGQITINNNTIKFNGRRVPSAAVYLIGNEHQVTNNKISWQTGTGVTIAAYPQSDRNLITNNSFSNLEGLSIDLNTRDRVRNPFFKLGDGVNPPRNSRNRKRDTANRAINAPLFLSQDFFLIDGKVNIDGIADPGSKVTLYRVNLGIPKDIKKRSPLASQSKNYGPLSEPLTETIADKNGRFGFTLDNLAPGTIISAIATKSDYGTSEPAHNAVIRSLDGSTPTIERTLTIPQCTTKPVAEISEPPVKLDVPQAVKLSVPNNIHFALDKSTISPASAAVLDLVAAALKEYPVLTIELQGHTDSRASNQYNLALSRRRAIASRDYLLQQGVQAERMTILPLGESQLKKPRNTTLDHAYNRRVEIIFHDLRGVDIIFEEQDRDLQIERTISR comes from the coding sequence ATGACAATTAACAGCGACATACAAAATTCAATATCCAAAGTCCTGTTAACTGCTTTAACTATAAGTGGTGTAATTGCTTTTAAGGCAGAGAACGCCCAAGCTCAATCTGAGTTTCAATCTTATAGAGTCTTGGTGAATAGCGATCGCGATGGCGAGATTGAGGCTGATCGAGAATTAACCCTCAGAGAAGCTATTGCGATTGTCAATAACACTTTATCCTGGTCAGAATTAAGTCCCGCAGAACAAAAACAAGTCACTGCTATCAATCAGCCAGAGGCATCTCGTATTGAATTCGATTTACCTGCACCGGTCAAAATCGAACTATTAGAGACTTTACCACCACTATTCAGTCCTGGATTGGTTATTGATGGTAGTACTCACCCTGATTACGACCCCAATTACAACGCTACAGTAGAGATTCCGATTCCGATTCCCGTAGTTACTCTAACAGCAGCAGAAGGCAAAAATGTTTTTCGTGGTCTAACAATTGCAGGCGATCGCATAAAAGTAAAAGGCTTAAGTATCTATGGTTTTAGTCAGCCCAGTAGTCGTACCGATACTACTCCAGGGGCAGACATTGTAGTTGGTTCTCGTTTGCCCATTCAATCTGATCTATTACCTTATGTTCCCGACCATTCTCCCCAAGATGTAGAGATTATTGATAACTGGCTAGGGTTGCCTCCCGATGAAAGTCTCAATAAAATCCCCTCCAGCTTTGGTGTGTGGGTATTTGATGGGGTAAATACCACAATTCAGCGTAACCGTATCTACCATCATGGCGGTAGCGGCATCCTTACTTCCGTTAATGCTCAAAAAACTCAAATTATCGAAAATATTATTGTCGGTAATGGCTTGAGAGGGATGCCTCATGCCATCTATTTAGAGGGATTAATTAAAGATAGTTTGATTGCTGATAACTTGATTTGTGGTAACGATGGCAGCGGTGTTTATCTATTTAAACCGAGAGGTCAAATTACTATCAATAACAACACAATTAAATTTAATGGTCGCAGAGTCCCCAGTGCAGCAGTTTATCTCATTGGTAACGAGCATCAAGTAACCAATAATAAAATTAGTTGGCAAACAGGAACGGGTGTAACCATTGCTGCTTACCCTCAAAGCGATCGCAATTTAATTACTAATAATTCTTTTTCTAATTTAGAAGGTTTGAGTATTGACCTTAATACCCGAGATCGAGTTAGAAATCCATTTTTTAAATTAGGCGATGGCGTTAACCCACCTCGTAATTCTCGCAATCGTAAGCGGGATACTGCAAATAGGGCTATCAATGCACCTCTCTTTTTGAGTCAAGACTTTTTTCTAATTGATGGCAAAGTAAATATTGATGGTATTGCCGATCCTGGTTCTAAAGTAACTCTTTATCGAGTTAATTTAGGTATTCCCAAAGATATTAAGAAGCGAAGTCCTCTCGCTAGCCAGAGTAAAAATTATGGTCCCTTAAGTGAACCCTTAACCGAAACGATCGCCGATAAAAATGGCAGATTTGGCTTTACTCTGGATAATCTTGCGCCAGGCACTATTATTAGTGCGATCGCGACTAAATCAGATTATGGTACATCAGAACCAGCTCATAATGCCGTCATTCGTTCTTTAGATGGCTCGACACCAACCATTGAGCGAACCTTAACCATACCTCAATGTACGACTAAACCTGTTGCCGAGATAAGTGAGCCACCTGTCAAACTTGACGTTCCTCAGGCTGTCAAGTTATCTGTACCGAACAATATTCATTTTGCCTTAGATAAGTCTACGATTTCTCCTGCTAGTGCCGCGGTGTTAGATCTGGTTGCTGCTGCATTAAAAGAATATCCCGTCCTCACTATTGAATTACAAGGACATACCGATTCCCGTGCCAGCAACCAATACAACTTGGCTTTGAGTCGCCGCAGGGCGATCGCCAGTCGAGACTATCTTTTACAGCAAGGAGTTCAAGCAGAAAGAATGACTATTCTTCCTTTAGGTGAATCTCAGTTGAAAAAACCAAGGAATACTACTCTCGACCACGCCTATAACCGTCGAGTAGAAATCATTTTCCACGATCTGCGTGGCGTAGACATCATTTTTGAAGAACAAGATAGAGATTTACAAATTGAACGAACGATATCAAGATAA
- a CDS encoding DUF11 domain-containing protein encodes MSKFWLTTISKSSQKVQTISVTILFLAGFIPIGNHQVFAQTILSCNLASKGQEIINKAIADYEQPDDSNNKRTIVSNTLSLNSIAGQDTQLIQISNQGVEDETGRLVSALGVIVSGLVDLFQQQGLNAEESNAASLTTIAEWAALPADSSSATVATAIKQKLIAAIASEQQAIIAQIPDSELLTALAGLQESSLQELGLSEQEIKTASQSKLTPQADSSFLVQIQDATKSAANSISRPEAKVILIEAQAQSELELENIRQGNQTTLAPGSQLRYKFRLANQSDRVIGIELPNVQTITDNGLTGSGKVTAINYRLTTAKPEDSKTITDIPQVASIPGGQSLELEIQVEVGEVSEQEISAIGIDIQTDCSDRNTVQSVNLLPPITFDNNELIDPRGQISGCAGEILADYQGFSVALYDIDANDSTESEVSQLTDLTTTELPDDPNNNVPPGLEPNIENSNPFFLTNSDQGQYSFLFDENAGQLDRGRNYILLVDPGEDSIYDQRRIKITIGDRLERVVEYTATSLDGRPITAFDNQTTITGEIVLVEDAERVGLNLAVLDLSTNICDAQEIDITKTGDRASAQPGDIILYRLAIRNLASVPITNFQIIDTLPAGFRLESGSVRGETSSGLVTIESIQNSDRLVSFTANIALPPEGVLNLVYAAQVTPDAVRGSGENSAIVNAQRTDNNFAVKDGPAIHSLRLDPGILEDSGILIGRVFVDKNFDGEQQSGEPGVPNAVIYLEDGNRIITDADGLFSVTNLLPGHHTGILDLTTIPEYRLAPNLRFSESNSTSRLVNLEPGGMVRMNFGVTPTASGKDQDSESRPKNPSSTPENPKENHQSEQSER; translated from the coding sequence GTGTCTAAATTTTGGTTGACAACCATATCAAAATCCAGTCAAAAAGTTCAAACTATTTCAGTCACTATTTTGTTCCTGGCTGGTTTTATTCCTATTGGTAATCACCAAGTGTTTGCTCAAACAATTTTAAGTTGCAATTTAGCCAGTAAAGGTCAGGAAATTATAAATAAGGCGATCGCTGATTATGAACAACCAGATGATTCTAATAATAAAAGGACTATTGTTTCTAATACGCTCAGTTTAAATAGTATTGCTGGTCAAGATACTCAATTAATTCAAATTTCCAATCAAGGGGTAGAGGATGAAACTGGTAGGTTGGTCAGTGCTTTAGGAGTAATTGTCAGTGGTTTAGTTGACCTATTCCAACAACAGGGCTTAAACGCTGAAGAATCTAATGCTGCTAGTCTGACAACTATTGCTGAATGGGCAGCTTTGCCCGCAGATTCCTCCTCGGCAACGGTTGCCACAGCGATTAAACAAAAATTAATTGCGGCGATCGCCAGTGAGCAGCAAGCAATTATTGCACAAATCCCAGATTCTGAGTTATTAACCGCCCTGGCAGGATTGCAAGAGTCTAGTTTACAAGAATTAGGACTATCTGAACAGGAAATCAAAACTGCTAGCCAATCAAAACTTACTCCTCAAGCTGATAGCAGCTTTTTGGTTCAGATTCAAGATGCAACTAAATCAGCAGCAAACAGTATTTCTAGACCAGAAGCTAAAGTCATACTCATCGAGGCTCAAGCACAGTCAGAATTAGAACTAGAGAATATTCGCCAAGGCAATCAAACTACTCTTGCTCCCGGAAGTCAACTGCGCTATAAATTTCGCCTGGCTAATCAGAGTGATCGGGTAATTGGTATCGAGTTACCAAATGTGCAAACGATTACTGACAATGGCTTAACTGGTTCAGGAAAAGTTACGGCAATTAATTATCGTTTAACAACTGCCAAACCAGAAGATAGTAAGACTATTACTGATATCCCTCAAGTTGCTTCTATTCCTGGAGGTCAATCCCTAGAATTAGAGATTCAAGTTGAAGTGGGAGAAGTCTCCGAGCAAGAAATCTCAGCTATTGGCATCGATATACAAACCGATTGCAGCGATCGCAATACGGTTCAATCTGTAAATCTATTACCGCCAATAACCTTCGATAATAACGAGTTAATTGACCCTAGAGGACAGATTAGTGGCTGTGCAGGGGAAATTCTGGCAGATTATCAGGGTTTTTCCGTTGCTTTGTATGATATCGATGCCAATGACTCCACAGAGAGCGAAGTTAGTCAACTTACAGACCTAACTACCACAGAATTACCAGATGATCCTAATAATAATGTTCCTCCAGGTCTAGAACCCAATATTGAAAATAGTAATCCCTTCTTTTTGACCAATAGCGATCAAGGTCAATATAGTTTTCTCTTCGATGAGAATGCAGGTCAGTTAGATCGAGGTAGAAATTATATTTTACTGGTCGATCCTGGAGAAGATTCTATCTATGACCAAAGAAGGATCAAAATCACCATTGGCGATCGCCTAGAAAGAGTAGTTGAATACACAGCTACTTCCTTAGATGGGAGACCAATTACAGCATTTGATAATCAAACCACCATCACTGGAGAAATTGTTTTAGTCGAAGATGCCGAAAGAGTGGGCTTAAACCTGGCAGTTCTTGACTTGTCCACTAATATTTGTGATGCCCAAGAAATTGACATTACTAAAACAGGCGATCGGGCTTCTGCTCAACCTGGAGATATTATTTTATATCGTTTGGCTATTCGTAATCTTGCTTCTGTCCCGATCACTAATTTTCAAATTATCGATACCTTGCCCGCAGGATTTCGCCTAGAGTCAGGGAGCGTAAGAGGAGAAACAAGTTCAGGATTAGTAACGATTGAATCGATTCAGAACAGCGATCGCCTGGTCAGTTTCACTGCCAATATTGCTTTACCTCCAGAAGGAGTTTTAAATCTGGTTTATGCTGCTCAAGTTACTCCAGATGCAGTTAGAGGTTCAGGGGAAAACTCAGCAATTGTTAACGCTCAACGTACAGATAATAATTTTGCCGTTAAGGATGGTCCCGCAATTCACAGTTTACGTCTCGACCCAGGCATTCTCGAAGATTCGGGAATTTTAATCGGACGGGTCTTTGTTGATAAAAACTTTGATGGCGAACAACAGTCTGGGGAGCCAGGAGTCCCCAACGCCGTTATTTATCTGGAAGATGGCAATCGGATTATTACCGATGCTGATGGCTTATTTTCTGTGACTAACTTGCTTCCTGGACATCATACAGGAATTCTCGATCTTACTACTATTCCTGAATATCGCCTTGCCCCCAATTTACGATTTAGCGAAAGTAACAGCACTTCTCGATTAGTAAATTTAGAGCCAGGTGGAATGGTACGTATGAACTTTGGTGTTACTCCCACTGCGAGTGGAAAAGATCAAGATTCGGAATCAAGACCTAAAAATCCATCCTCTACCCCCGAAAACCCAAAAGAGAACCACCAATCTGAACAATCTGAACGATAG
- a CDS encoding DUF11 domain-containing protein gives MIKRLHKLLGVGTLGLAMMLPLLSNLPAVAGLPNPVKIITQAAQRPQVILNLAVAKKMIKVTVDGKKQVNWQQLEDQAPVAPGDILRYTITGENTGDSAANNLAVTQPIPDQMTYKLNSAKSKNDADITYSVDQGETFVAQPKIKITQEDGTVVEREAPPEAYTHIRWQFPAVTPEAGATAMYQVRVQ, from the coding sequence ATGATCAAACGTCTACACAAACTATTAGGGGTAGGTACTTTAGGGCTAGCGATGATGCTGCCACTGCTCAGTAATCTACCAGCCGTAGCAGGTCTTCCTAATCCAGTGAAGATTATTACTCAAGCTGCCCAACGCCCTCAAGTAATTCTTAATTTAGCCGTAGCCAAAAAGATGATTAAAGTTACGGTAGATGGCAAAAAACAAGTTAATTGGCAGCAATTGGAAGATCAAGCACCAGTGGCTCCTGGAGACATTTTGCGCTATACAATTACAGGCGAAAATACGGGGGATAGTGCTGCCAATAATCTGGCAGTTACTCAGCCCATTCCTGACCAAATGACCTATAAGCTTAATTCTGCTAAGAGCAAGAACGATGCAGACATTACTTATAGTGTCGATCAGGGTGAAACCTTTGTCGCTCAACCAAAGATCAAGATTACTCAAGAAGATGGCACAGTCGTAGAGCGTGAAGCTCCTCCAGAAGCTTATACCCATATCCGTTGGCAGTTTCCCGCCGTAACTCCAGAAGCGGGTGCTACTGCTATGTATCAGGTTCGAGTTCAGTAA
- a CDS encoding DUF2555 domain-containing protein — protein MTTLKLMKQDIAQMTAEEVATIASRLEQDEYDTPFAALEDWHLLRAIAFQREELVEPYIHLLDIESFDEE, from the coding sequence ATGACTACTTTAAAGTTGATGAAACAAGATATTGCTCAAATGACGGCAGAGGAGGTAGCTACTATTGCTAGTCGTTTGGAACAGGATGAATATGATACTCCTTTTGCAGCCTTAGAAGATTGGCATTTGCTTCGGGCGATCGCGTTTCAGCGAGAGGAATTAGTTGAGCCGTATATTCACTTACTAGATATTGAGTCTTTTGATGAAGAGTGA